Part of the Triticum urartu cultivar G1812 chromosome 2, Tu2.1, whole genome shotgun sequence genome, GAAATAAGGTGCAgcagatggcccaatcctttttgtatgAACACATGGgaatatgaaggaaagcgctcccgaggacacatgggaattatcgtcaagctagttttcatcacgatcatatgattcgtgttctgtactttgataatttgatatgtgggtggaccggtgcttgggtgctgtccttacttggacaagcctcccacttatgattaacccccattgcaagcatcctcaactacaacagaagtattaaagtaaacctaaccgtagcatgaaacatatggatccaaattagccccttacgaagcaacgcataaactagggtttaagcttctatcactctagcaacccatcatctacttattacttcccaatgcctccctctaggcccaaacaatggcgaagtgtcatgtagtcgacgttcacatggcaccactagagggatgacaacatacatcttatcaaaatatcgtacgaataccaaattcacatgactactaatagcaagactcctcccatgtcctcaggaacaaacgtaactactcacaaagcatattcatgttcataatcagaggggtattaacatgcataatggatctgaacatatgatcttccaccaagtaaactaactagcatcaactacaaggagtaatcaacactactagcaacccacaggtaccaatctgaggtttctatacaaagattggatacaagagatgaactagggtttgagatgagatggtgatggtgaagatgttgatggagattgaccccctcccaatgagaggatcgttggtgatgacgatggtgatgattttcccctcccggagggaagtttccccggcagaacagctccgtcggagccgtagattggttccgccaaggttctgcctagtggcggcggagtttcatctcgtgagctagcttatgattttttttctcgacgaaagactccatatagccaaagatgggcatcggagggccaccagggggcccacgaggtaggggggcgtgcccagggggtagggcgcgcccccaccctcgtggacggtgggtggccccctctggtacttctttcgcccaatattttttatatattctgaaacgtggtcccgtgaagtttcaggacttctggagatgtgcagaataggtctctaatatttgctccttttctagcccagaattccagctgccggcattccccctcttcatgtaaaccttgtaaaataagagagaataggcataagtattgtgacataatgtgtaataacagcccataatgcaataaatatcgatataaaagcatgatgcaaaatgggcgtatcaGACGTCCGAACagcgggcgagggagtcggccaagAGGAAGGTCCGAAGGAACGCCGCGGATGTGAGGGATGAAGACGTCGCCGCTActgtcgtcgccgccgccgcgcatCAGGAGGTCACCACGGCCCGCGTCGCGGCGGCAACGAGGGAGGCGCTCTACATGCTAGGGTTAAACCCTAGCCAGCACAGCCTCCTCAACGCCGTTGTCGCCGCGGTCAATACCGGCTCATCGGCGTTTCCTCGGATGGTGCTACCCGTCTCGCCCCGCGCGTCGGCTTGCAACCCGATGCCCGGCTTCCACGTGTACCCACAGGCCTCCCGCCTCTCTGAGGAGTCCTTGCCCGACGTGAGCGTGGTCGCGCCTTCCACACCTGCACTCGCGCCCATCGACCTCAACGGCACCCCGGTGGCCGGTGGATCGTCATCTGGAGGCGCGAGGAAACGCGTGCGACAGACGCCGGCCGATGTGCTACCGGACGCCCGCAACCTGTTCGACGAAATGCCGGCCGCCGGCGATGAGGACTACATGCAGAACCTCATCTTCGAGGGCGGTGCGCCGGCCCTTGGCTACGATCCCGACGATACACAAAGCCAGGACGGCCGCGGGGCGTTCACGCCGGCCGCTGGCTATGATCCCGATCAAGCGGCCTTCATGTGTGATCAGGTCGGCATGGACCTGGACGGCTTCCCACTCGACCACGAGTTCCCGGACGACTACGGGCAAGCGGAAGAGGACGAGTGCGACATCGAAGTGGAGCCTTTGTTCGAGGACGAGCTCGCCAACCAAGCCACCGGTCCTAAGCCGAAGCGCAAGAGCAAGCGCACGAAGGCATACACGGCTGCCGAGGACAAGCTTCTTTGCAAGTGTTGGCGAGACATTGGACAAGACCCCAAGACGGGCGCCGAACAAAAGCATTCAACCTTTTGGATTCGTGTCCACCGGGAGTTTCATGAGCGCAAAAAGTTTCCGCCTTACCAAATTGTGAGCACGCGCGGGCGGGTGTCCATTTCCAAGTGATGAAGGGTCatccaacaagagtgcaacaagttTTGTGCCACTCTTGAGAGCATCAAGGCCCGCCCCGTGAGCGGAATCGGCATGCAAGACATCGTATGCCCGCAAGCCGCCCTCTTTTGTGTCATCAAGTTCATGCTTGCATGCTCATTTGCATATCACTTGCCCATATACTTGGATATCAAGTGCATATGCCGCCCTCTTATGCCCATTTGCATATCATTTGCCCATGCAACacattttgtaggcatttcaaGCTTTGGATGCATCCAAGGTCCAACACAATGGCAAGTGCTTCAACCTCTCTCATTGCTTTCGGGTCATCAAGGACGAGGAGAAGTTCAAGACGCAATATGCCGCCCTTAAGTCGCGTGGGGGGAAGCAAGCCGTGGAAGAGGTTGGGGAGGGCGAGTCGGCACGGCCGCGGGGGAAGACCAActccaagaagaaggccaagcgGGATGCAGCATCCAACACCTTGATCGCAAGTGTGGAGGGCATGATGAACAAGAAGGACTCGAGGGAGGAGGAGCGCCGGCATTTCAAAGAAGAGCAAATGAACaccttgttggaaatatgccctagaggcaataataaattgattattattatattttacTTGTTCAttataatcgtttattatccatgctagaattgtattgataggaaactcacatacatgtgtggatacatagacaacaccatgtccctagtaagcctgtagttgactagctcgttgatcaatagatggttacggtttcctgaccatggacattggatgtcgttgatgacaggatcacatcattaggagaatgatgtgatggacaagacccaatcctaagcatagcacaagatcgtgtagttcgcatgctaaagcttttctaatgtcaagtatcatttccttagaccatgagattgtgcaactcccggataccgtaggaatactttgggtgtgccaaacgtcacaacgtaattgggtgactataaaggtgcactacgggtatctccgaaagtgtctgttgggttggcacgaatcgagactgggatttgtcactccgtgtgacggagaggtatctctaggcccactcgataggacatcatcataatgtgcacaatgtgatcaaggagttgatcacgggatgatgtgttatggaacgagtaaagagacttgccggtaacgagattgaacaaggtatcgggataccgacaatcgaatctcgggcaagtatcgtaccgctagacaaagggaattgtatacgggattgatcgaatcctcgacatcgtggttcatccgatgagatcatcgtggaacatgtgggaaccaacatgggtatccagatcccgatgttggttattgaccggagaacgtctcggtcatgtctgcatggttcccaaacccgtagggtctacacacttaaggttcgatgacgctagggttatagggaatagatatacgtggttaccgaatgttgttcggagtcccagatgagatcccggacgtcacgaggagttccggaatggtccggaggtaaagatttatatattggaagtcctgttttggtcgccggaaaagtttcggggtttatcggtaacgtaccgggaccaccgggagggtcccgggggtccaccaagtggggccaccagccccgaagggctgcatgggccaagtgtgggaggggaccagccccaggtgggttGGTGCGctcccccaccaaggcccaaggcgcaagggagagtggaagggggcaaaccctaggcttagatatgcctaaggcccacctagtggtgtgcctccctctctcccaccccccttggccgcccccctagatgggatctagggctggccgccacccctaggggtggaaacctaggtgggggcgcagcccctcccctccccctatatatacttgaggttttgggctgccagagacacggattcaatctccttcttggcgcagccctacccctctccctcctcgtctcttgcggtgcttggcgaagccctgctggagtaccacgctccttcaccaccaccacgccattgtgctgctgctggatggagtcttcctcaacctctccctctctccttgctggatcaaggcatgggagacgtcaccgggctgtacgtgtgttgaacgcggaggtgccgtccgttcggcactacgatctccggtgatttggatcacgacgagtacgactccttcaacccgttctcttgaacgcttccgtatagcgatctacaagggtatgtagatgcactctccttcccctcgttgctggtttctccatagatagatcttggtgacacgtaggaaaattttgaatttctgctacgttccccaacacacctTCATGGAGATCCAAAGGAGGAGGCTTGAGATGAACGCGGAGATGCACGTCAAGCAGCTTGAGATGGAGGCGGAGAAGCAAGCCAAGAGTTATAGATCGAGGCCGTCAACGCCAAGACCAAGGCGAAAAAAGTGGCGCTCGTGAGCATGATGACCGGGATGGAGATCATGAAGGTGGATCTCAACAGCCAGCCAAGGAAGAGGGCATGGTTCGAGAAGATGCAGGCCAACATGCTCAAGTTCACCGACGAGTGATCACGTGGCCGCGAGCGCCTTCCTTATTTGTATGCCGGCTTGTGTGCTGGCATGACCACGGGGCCGCGATGGCGTGGTCGAACTCAAGTCCCACCCTTTTTTGTGTGTTGGCATGTATGCCGGCCAGCTGGAGAGTGGGCCAGCATGAACTGAGGTGATATTTTTTGAAGCCGGCATTGTATATTGGCGCTGGCATGGTGCCTGCCGGCAGGAGTCATGGCCGCTGGCATGATCGGTCGCGGGTCTTTTTTTTAAGTTAAGTGCGGACATGAAATGAGTCGATGCGTTGGACGCACTGTCGACCCAAATGCAAAACTGAACGAACGCCGAACGGACGGCTGATCCAAACGGACAAAAAACGAACAAATATGCCGTCCCTTTGGGTTGGCCTATTCCAGTTGCTCTCAACGTCTCCTCTCCACTCCAGGTTGGCCGGGACCATttcagggccggccctggggcATGGGCAGAGGGGCGACGGCCCAGGGCCCAGGCCGGAGGGGGGCCCATGATGTAATACACATATAGTATAGCCCAGCAAAAAAATAGACAAGGGAAAAATTATGAGAGAGAAAAAACAAGATGGGCTCAGCCCATCGGATCGCCTGGTAATGCGTAGCGAAGCGTCGCGCATGCAAGTCACAGCCGCTCGATGCACGCGTACGTGTGAAACAAATCAATCGAAATGTCTGGCTTCTCCTTTCTtctcaaaaataaaaaaaatctgaCTTTTCCCATTCGTCGCTTGTCGGTTCTTCTTCGTCGTCTCATCAGCCCGTCGCTCCTTCGTTCCTCGCTCGGTGCCTCAACCGCTCGTTGCCGCCGCGGCACGCAGCAATCCGACAACTCGGCCTGCCAGCAATACGGCAATACATATGTATGCGAACGCAGGTCCGTATCCAATATCCATGTTCGGATGTTCCTGATCCATTCATCCATCCTCAATTTCAGTAGTTTCCTTAGTATGCATATTAAACTATTCATCCCATGAAGTATCTAATTTTTTATGTACAATTTTCTAATTCAATCTTTCATAGTATTTTGTCATTCTGTGTACATGTCTAGGGTTCTGATCATCGGATCTATAAATTTCTAATTCGCTGTCTACTCTTTGCTTCGTAATATTAGGACATTAGCATGCCATGTTGCCTAAGAAGCATTTGTCGGGTGctgaaaaaaaagaaagaaagaaatacaTTGAAAATTCAACCACTGAAGGGTTGTTTGACAAAGTATTTTACATCTTCAAGTATTGTTGATGTCAGTGAAGAACATAGACAAGGAACTAATCCCGAGCATGAAAATTCAGATGTTAAGGTCAATGAAGATTGTGAAAGTATACAGAGGAGCAAATAAATTTGTTTCCTATTTGAGATAATCATGTCATGTTTGTTTTATTTTGCATTGTCCAACAACTATTGTAGTCAAATTTCAAACTAAAGATGTGTGGTTGAAAGTTTACTTTTAGTATTATGCAAATAAagttttatatatatatatatatatatatatatatcacgcAAACACATACATATATGATCTTAGGACTTAGAGAAGCCATGTTGTCGAGTTCGCCGAGGGCCTTCCGAAACAAAGGGCCGGCCCTGGACCGTTTGCTTATCCTGCCGGAATCCCCGCGTGTGGCATGCGTCGTACGGCGTGAACGGCAAGATGCCGGTCTGTCCATTTCCACGCGCACGCAGGATCTGTCCAACAAAGGCGTCGTTCTCCTGGGCCCTGGGAGATCCGAATCTTGCTTGGAGCATTTTTCCATGGCGGCCTGGACCTGAAGGAATCGTCGTGTCGTACATTGAGCTGGTGGGTGGTGGTATACATGCGAGCACCTGAGGCGCAGCGGGCGGCTTGCGGGCACAAGCTGGTGTGCCTTTTTTCGGCCTGGGACCGGTGTTTGTGGAGGCTGGCGTGTGGGATGTGGGCCAGGACAAGTGGTGCCCGCCGCCGGACGGACGGACCTCCACGCGCAGGCAGGCACGGCCCCTAGCGGCGTCCAATGGAGAGGCCGGTTGGAGGGTGCAGTCAGGTGGCTGTTGACAACCTCCAGGAGCCAGCCGGAGATCCAAACCGAAATTTACCAAAACATTTACGTAGGAACACTTGGTTGCAGTTGCACCACAAGAAACTAGCTACTGTTGCCTCAAATCTCCAAGT contains:
- the LOC125538110 gene encoding uncharacterized protein LOC125538110; amino-acid sequence: MPGFHVYPQASRLSEESLPDVSVVAPSTPALAPIDLNGTPVAGGSSSGGARKRVRQTPADVLPDARNLFDEMPAAGDEDYMQNLIFEGGAPALGYDPDDTQSQDGRGAFTPAAGYDPDQAAFMCDQVGMDLDGFPLDHEFPDDYGQAEEDECDIEVEPLFEDELANQATGPKPKRKSKRTKAYTAAEDKLLCKCWRDIGQDPKTGAEQKHSTFWIRVHREFHERKKFPPYQIVSTRGRVSISK